A region of the Clostridium estertheticum subsp. estertheticum genome:
TAAGTCTGGACCGAACTTATTGAAGCCTAACATTATTTCTTCAAAGTTTTCAACTATTGTCACTTCAAATCCATACTTAGCTATGTATTCTTGTAATAAATTGCTTATTGATAAATCATCTTCTATAATATATATTTTGTATGTCATATATTTTAGCCCCGCTATCACAAATAATTAAGTAATCTCTCTTTTTAATATTTTAATTATCTTAAATTTATCGCGATTTAATATTATTGAACCATTCAGTGGTTGCTTTTAGATGATCTTCAGGAACCTTATTATTAACTTGTTCGTGTAACCATCCTAAAGTCTTATTATTCAAATAATGTGCCATTTGTTCTTCTGCTTCTAACATTACAACCTTTATTAAACAAGGACATTTTGTATATGTGTCAGGTAAATTATTTTTATCTAATAGTAGCTCATTTTGTCTAATTTCCGCACATTGAAATAATGGAGTCGTCCCTTCTACTGCTTCA
Encoded here:
- a CDS encoding RrF2 family transcriptional regulator, which codes for MQFSIGIEYALHCLLYMVDLPSGKTVGIKDLAAFQGVSETYLSKVYTKLRKAGIVNSIPGVNGGYELARLPEDITFWNIVEAVEGTTPLFQCAEIRQNELLLDKNNLPDTYTKCPCLIKVVMLEAEEQMAHYLNNKTLGWLHEQVNNKVPEDHLKATTEWFNNIKSR